DNA sequence from the bacterium genome:
AACTACTCAGTCCTTCTTTTTTTGTCCGGCTGAATAGTTAGGCTGGATTTTTTGACTTCCCCAGCCATCTACAATTGTAACCGTTCACCTCACCACGGAGACACAGAGACACTGAGAAAAATCTAAAGGACAAGTCTCTTAATTCCGTCTTTCAAAACAGGTATTAAGTGCTTTTTCTAAAATCATTCTCCGTGTCTCTGTGGTGAACGATTACCTACAATTAAGCAATGAGGCAAGGCTATGCGAATAGGCGTCATTGGGGCCGGCACCTGTTCTCCAGAAATTGGCAATCTGGCCTATGAAGTGGGCAGAGAAATCGCCCAAAGAGGGGGGACCTTAATCTGTGGTGGATTAGGGGGGGTTATGGAACGGGCATGCGCTGGGGCCAGGTCGGCTGGTGGATTAACCATTGGCATCCTGCCTGGTCAGCGCGCCTCAGATGCTAATCCCTACGTGGATATCCCTGTGGTTACCGGCTTAGGCTATGCTCGAAACATTATTGTTGTCCTTTCTTCTCAGGCGCTCATTGCTATTTCCGGCAAGTATGGGACCCTTTCTGAGATAGCCTACGCCCTTAATTTCGAAAAACCGGTCATAGGCCTTAAAACCTGGAAATTTGAACAGACCGGCTATGAAGTCCCCCCCATTATTCGGGTAGAAACAGCTTTTGAGGCAGTAGAGGCAGCTTACAGGAAGGTAGGCAATGAGAGAAGATCTGAATTCAGTCGATGAAAAGCAAAAGATTGTTATCCGGTTTAGTCATCATCTTTACCTTTAATTTATGGGGGTGCGTTCAGGAGCCTTACCTGCGGGGCGGAGAACCAGGTGTTTATCACCCGGTAAAGCCCGGTGAGACCCTCTGGCGAATTGCTAAGGCCTATCAAGTTTCCCTGAAAGAGATATTGGAATCCAATCATATCCCTGATCCGATACATCTGGAGGTAGGTGAACGAATTTTTATCCCTGGGGCATCAAAGGTATTAATGGTAAACCTTTACCAACCTTTATCCAGTGAAGAACCCGTCGATACAAAAGAAGGGATTTATCATACGGTTAAGCCGGGCGAAACTATGTGGCGGATTGCTAAGACCTATGGTGTCTCGCTGGACTATCTGCTTCAAGTCAACCAGATTTCTGATGTGGCTTTTGTAGAGGTGGGCAGGGAGATATTTATTCCCGGCGCCCAAAAGGCGCTGGACATAGAACTTCCCAGGCCATCTTTGCTTGTCACCGGGACAGAGGCTGAGATATCTTTTGCCTGGCCACTGAAGGGGGAAATTATTTCCGGCTTTGGACCTCGAAATGACGGCCTACATAAGGGCATCGACATCAATGCCCCGGCCGGAACTGAAATCAAGGCAGCCGCTCGGGGGAAGGCAGTTTATTGTGGCGACGACATGAGGGGCTACGGTAAAATTATTATCCTGGAACATGAGGCGGGGTTTTCCACGGTATATGCCCATAATTCAGAAAATCTGGTTCAGGAAGGGGAAGAAGTCGAAAAAGGTCAACTCATCGGACGAGTAGGGGCTACTGGCCGGGCCACCAGCCCTCATCTTCACTTTGAAATCCGAAAAGATGGCCAAGCCCGGGATCCGATGATTTATCTGTCGTAACGGCGGATTTCAGATAATGGTAACCGTTCACCTCACCACGGAGACACAGAGACACTGAGAAAAATCTAAAGGACAAGTCTCTTAATGAGGTCTTTGTCGTTCAAAATTTAGACCACGCAAAAACTTCATATTGCTGCCCCAATTATTTGCTCTGTAAGTGCTTTTTCTAAAATCATTCTTCGTGTCTCTGTGTCTCTGTGGTGAACGATTACAGATAATGAAAGAAGGAGGTAGTTATTATGGGAAGGAATTGGTTAATGTGGGGTCTTTTAATAGTGGTGTTACTCATCGGGGTCCTCTTTTATGGAGGCAAGGAGAAATGGCTGGTTCAAAAAGAAAAAGTTGCCTCTACTCAAGAAGGTGTCCCTCCCAACAAACCGCCTGAGATATTTATTGACATCTCTCCCAAGGGAGGTGAAGCGCCTCTGGCGGTTGTTTTTACCGGCGGGGGAGAAGATAGTGATGGAAATGTGGTTCGTTACGAATGGGATTTTACCGATGACGGCACCTATGACTGGGTCTCCACCGAGGGGGGAAATACCTCTTATATCTACGTTAATCCAGGGACTTACACGGCTAAATTCAGGGTAACGGACGATGATGGTAAAATGAAGGTGACTTCGGTTGTTATCCCTGTTCTACCGGCGCTGGCCGGCCCAAAGACCAAGCAAGTGACTGAGACTGCCCACCGGCCGGAAGCTCTGGCTGAAATCCCCCTTGACCGTATGTTCAATGCTCCCCCTACCGCCAAGGCCGGACCGGATATTACTGTAGCCAGAGGAGACAAGATCGTCCTTGACGGATCCGGTTCTTCTGATCCGGATGGGAAGGTAGTCAGTTATCATTGGACGGCTAAGGAGAAATTAAACATTAAGACTAACAAACCTGTGCTCACCCTCACCCCTAATTCTAAACTTGCCGGCCAATCCGGTAAACATATGGTTACTCTAACGGTAACCGATAACAACGGCAATAAAGGATCTGATACGGCAACAGTAACTGTGCTTAAATCGGAGGTTAAAAGCAAGGTAAGGAGCCATAAGGTGATGAGCGAGGTTAAGAGGGAGGGCAATTTGGCGCCGGCTGTTCAGGCTACGGCCAACTCAACCAAAGGAAAATCGCCCTTCACCGTTTTCTTTGCCGCCCAGGGAAATGATCCTGATGGTCAGGTAATCAGCTATGAATGGGATTTTGACGAGGGGGGGTATGACTGGAAAGGCTCGAAGGGAGAAGCAGTCTATACTTATACTAAGGCCGGAGTTTATCTGGCCCAGGTAAAGGTTACTGATAATCAAAGGGCATCTGCCACTGATACCATTATCATTGTGGTTCTGTCCGGAGAGGAGATAAAATAAGATGCCAGCGCCAAAATTATCTACTATTACCATCATTGTCATAGCTATTATCTTTCTGGCCCTTTCCGGGCTGCGAAGTATCGGGGCCGGCGAGGTGGGGGTTCAGTTCTCCAAGATTAAGGGTGTCCTGCCTGAAGAACTGGACGAGGGCTGGCACTGGGTGGTGCCTGGTCTTGTCCAGATAAGCCGCTATTCCATACGTTCTCAGATCTATACTATGTCAGCCCGGATAGGTGAAGGAGTAGTTCGTGATGCGGATACCCTCTGGGCGCCTACCGCCGAGGGGTTAAAGGTGGGAGTAGACCTCACGGTCCGTTACCGGCTTATCCCGGATAAGGTGGATCAGGTTCACCAGAAGATCGGCCCCGACTTCGCCGAAAAGATTATCAGGCCTTCTATCAGGGCTACGGTGAGACTGCTTGTTTCCGAATACGGGATAATGGATGTTTACGGGATCAAGCGAGATGAGATTCAGCAAAAGGCCGAAGCCCAATTAAAAGAAAAGCTGGCCAAAGACGGCGTTGAGATAGAATCAGTTATGCTCCGGGATGTCTTCTTTACTCCGGAATATCAGAAGTCGATTGAAAACAAACAGATCGCCCAACAAAAGGCCCAGGAGATGCAGTTTGTCCTGGAAAAGGAACAGAAGGAGGCCGAACGTAAAAAGATCGAAGCCGAAGGGGTAAAATTAGCTACTATCATCAAGGCCGAAGGACAGGCCCAGGCCCTGGAAGAGATCAACCGGATGCTGGCTAAGAATAAGGATCTGCTTCAATATATGTATATAGATAAGCTGGCCGACGATGTTGAGGTCTTAGTGGTTCCCTCTGGAGCAGGGACGCTGATTAATCCTGAAGTGCTGCTTAAGGGAAGGTGAGGCTCCAGAATCCCGGGTACCCACGAAGTGGGGGTGAAATCCGAAATCGGAATAATCCGAAATCCGAAATCCGAAATTGAGTCGGCGGTGCTGGCTGGGGTAAGGTTGAACTTCCAGGACGAAACCAGCTTTAATAATTCCCTGACTGAATTGGCTGAATTAGCCAGAACTGCTGGGGCTGAGGTAGCTGGTTGCCTTGTCCAGGCAAGAGAACATCCTGACGTGGTTACCTTCATCGGTCAGGGTAAGGCCGAAGAATTAGCTAAACTGGCCAGGGAGAAAAAAGCGGATCTAATTATTTTCGACAATGACCTGACGGGAAGTCAGATTAGGAATTTAGAGCGAATTACGGGCTGCCGGGTTATTGACCGAACCGAGATCATCCTGGACATATTTGCCCAGCGGGCCTACACGGCTGAAGCTAAACTTCAGGTAGAATTAGCCCAATTGACCTATCTTTTACCCCGGTTGAAGGGGAAGGGCCTTTTACTCTCCAGATTGGGCGGCGGGATCGGCACTCGTGGCCCTGGAGAAACAAAGCTGGAGATAGACCGCCGTCGAATAAGAAAGCGAATTACCAGCCTGAAAAGGGCCATTCAGCAGGTAGCCAAACATCGGGCCCAACAGAGGGCCGGAAGAAAAGAGGAGATAGTCGGGGTACTGGTAGGCTACACCAACGCCGGCAAATCAACCCTCTTAAACACCCTGACCAAATCCCACATCAAGGTTGAAGATAAACTCTTCTCCACTTTGGATCCCACCACTCGTCGGCTTACCTTACCTAATGGCCGTCAACTTCTTCTGACTGATACGGTAGGTTTTATTC
Encoded proteins:
- a CDS encoding TIGR00725 family protein, giving the protein MRIGVIGAGTCSPEIGNLAYEVGREIAQRGGTLICGGLGGVMERACAGARSAGGLTIGILPGQRASDANPYVDIPVVTGLGYARNIIVVLSSQALIAISGKYGTLSEIAYALNFEKPVIGLKTWKFEQTGYEVPPIIRVETAFEAVEAAYRKVGNERRSEFSR
- a CDS encoding M23 family metallopeptidase, translating into MKSKRLLSGLVIIFTFNLWGCVQEPYLRGGEPGVYHPVKPGETLWRIAKAYQVSLKEILESNHIPDPIHLEVGERIFIPGASKVLMVNLYQPLSSEEPVDTKEGIYHTVKPGETMWRIAKTYGVSLDYLLQVNQISDVAFVEVGREIFIPGAQKALDIELPRPSLLVTGTEAEISFAWPLKGEIISGFGPRNDGLHKGIDINAPAGTEIKAAARGKAVYCGDDMRGYGKIIILEHEAGFSTVYAHNSENLVQEGEEVEKGQLIGRVGATGRATSPHLHFEIRKDGQARDPMIYLS
- a CDS encoding PKD domain-containing protein — its product is MGRNWLMWGLLIVVLLIGVLFYGGKEKWLVQKEKVASTQEGVPPNKPPEIFIDISPKGGEAPLAVVFTGGGEDSDGNVVRYEWDFTDDGTYDWVSTEGGNTSYIYVNPGTYTAKFRVTDDDGKMKVTSVVIPVLPALAGPKTKQVTETAHRPEALAEIPLDRMFNAPPTAKAGPDITVARGDKIVLDGSGSSDPDGKVVSYHWTAKEKLNIKTNKPVLTLTPNSKLAGQSGKHMVTLTVTDNNGNKGSDTATVTVLKSEVKSKVRSHKVMSEVKREGNLAPAVQATANSTKGKSPFTVFFAAQGNDPDGQVISYEWDFDEGGYDWKGSKGEAVYTYTKAGVYLAQVKVTDNQRASATDTIIIVVLSGEEIK
- a CDS encoding prohibitin family protein, producing the protein MPAPKLSTITIIVIAIIFLALSGLRSIGAGEVGVQFSKIKGVLPEELDEGWHWVVPGLVQISRYSIRSQIYTMSARIGEGVVRDADTLWAPTAEGLKVGVDLTVRYRLIPDKVDQVHQKIGPDFAEKIIRPSIRATVRLLVSEYGIMDVYGIKRDEIQQKAEAQLKEKLAKDGVEIESVMLRDVFFTPEYQKSIENKQIAQQKAQEMQFVLEKEQKEAERKKIEAEGVKLATIIKAEGQAQALEEINRMLAKNKDLLQYMYIDKLADDVEVLVVPSGAGTLINPEVLLKGR
- the hflX gene encoding GTPase HflX encodes the protein MKSEIGIIRNPKSEIESAVLAGVRLNFQDETSFNNSLTELAELARTAGAEVAGCLVQAREHPDVVTFIGQGKAEELAKLAREKKADLIIFDNDLTGSQIRNLERITGCRVIDRTEIILDIFAQRAYTAEAKLQVELAQLTYLLPRLKGKGLLLSRLGGGIGTRGPGETKLEIDRRRIRKRITSLKRAIQQVAKHRAQQRAGRKEEIVGVLVGYTNAGKSTLLNTLTKSHIKVEDKLFSTLDPTTRRLTLPNGRQLLLTDTVGFIQNLPHHLISAFTATLEETREADLLIHVVDGSSPFCEQQIESVYQVLKELGVEGKPIMTVINKTDLIERPVLRRLLSVTERTTAISALKGEGIEELLEALTHFSILSSERLRLSLPFKAGRLYALICKQGRIISRRYQEENIIIEAELPRPLANRLRACLKRRGNRSATDAHR